From Marinifilum sp. JC120:
TCTGGGGGCAATGGTTCCCGAAGAAGAACTTGTCTGGCAAGACCCGGTTCCCGCTGTTGATCACGACCTGATTGACGACAATGATGTTAAGAACTTGAAAGATAAAATTCTGACATCAGGTCTATCCGTCTCCAAGCTGGTAAGTGCCGCATGGGCCTCCGCATCCACATACCGTGATTCCGACAAACGCGGCGGGGCTAACGGAGCACGAATCCGACTTGCTCCACAAAAAGATTGGTATGTAAACCAGCCTCTGCAACTGCCTGAATTGCTCAAAGCTCTAGAAAAAATTCAAAATGAATTTAACAGTCAGTCCGGAAACAGAAAAGTATCCCTTGCTGATTTGATCGTGCTGGGTGGCTGCGCAGCAGTGGAACAGGGAGCAAAGAATGCAGGATTCGACGTAACAGTGCCCTTCACTCCGGGCCGCACCGATGCTTTGCAAGAGCAGACCGACCCATACTCCTTTGCCGTACTCGAACCTGCGGCGGACGGCTTCCGCAATTACCAAAAAATAAAATACTCCGTTACCCCGGAAGAACTGCTGGTGGACAAGGCCCAGCTCATGACCCTGACCGCACCGGAAATGACAGTACTCATCGGTGGGATGCGCGTCCTGAGCACTAACTTTGACGGCTCAAAACACGGTGTTTTCACTGACAAACCGGAAACATTGAACAACGATTTCTTCAGCAACCTACTCGATATGGACACGATCTGGACTCCTGTATCCGAAGATGCTGAACTGTTTGAAGGCCGTAATCGTGAGAACGGCGAACTGAAGTGGACCGCTACCCGCATAGACCTCATCTTCGGTGCCAATTCCCAACTCCGGGCCATTGCCGAAGTTTATGGCTGCGAAGATTCAGAAGCAAAATTCGTGAACGACTTTATCGCAGCATGGAATAAAGTCATGAATCTGGATCGCTTTGATCTTGAATGATTTTAGTCAAATAAAACAAATAACGCACGGCATTTCAGTCTAGCTTGAAACGCCGTGCGTTATTTAAATAAACAGAACCCTTTATTTTCATTATTTTCCCTCGCCCCCTTGTCCAGCGACAAAAATTAAACTACTTAATGGATTGCTTATTTGTTATTAATTAATGATTGTCAGTCAGATCGGCGAAATATCCGACCATGAACATATTTTCATAGCAAACAGTTTAACCGTAAATATCACCGTGAGCCTAATTAGAACCTTATTTTTCTACCTTATTTTTTTCCCGGCCACTATTTTCTTTTCCATTGTGGCCATCATCGGACGCAACCAGACTTCCGCTCACTGGAGTGAACGAAACTGGGGAAAGGTCGTTACCTGGCTTTGCGCCAGCACGGATCGAGTAGACCTGAGCGCGCTGGATAAAAACCAGACTTACGTGTTCATGGTTAACCACCAAAGTTTTTACGACATTCCCCTGCTTTTCAAGCACCTTGCTCCTTGGGAATTCAAATTTGTGGCCAAGAAATCCTTGTTTGATTTCCCAGTATTCGGTCATGCCATGAAAGCGGGGAACCATATTTCCATTGACCGCGAAAACCGCAGGCAGGGCATGCGCGACATCCAGAATGCCATCAATGTTGCCGACAGCGGGCTCTCTCCGCTGATCTTCCCGGAAGGCACACGCAACCCCGCCCCTGAAAAAGACGGACTCATGGAATTTAAAACCGGCGGAATGGTACTGGCCCTTAAATGCAATAAACCCATCGCCCCGGTGGTCATGTACGGGGTAAACCGAGTGTGCAAAAAACATAGCCTGTGGATGAACCCTTTTCAGGAAGTTAAAATCAAGGCTCTGCCACCCATTGATACTTCCGAATATAAAGTACGTGACCGCGTCAAACTCAAGGAACAACTTGAAAAAGTCATGGGCGCTGCCTACGCGGAGCTAAAAGATGAGTGATCCTCAACTTAATGTATGTCCACTCGGGGGACTGGGTGAAATCGGCCTGAACTGCATGATCCTCGGCACGGCTGAAAGTGCTGTAGTGGTCGATTGCGGCCTTATTTTTCCTGACGACGCTCTTTTCGGAGTGGACATAGCCATTCCTCGCTTCGACCATATCCTGGCCCAAAAAGACATTCTTAAAGGTATTGTGCTTACCCACGGCCATGAGGACCACATCGGTGCCCTGCCGTGGCTTCTTCCTTATATAGATGTTCCGGTCTACGGCTCAAAGTTCACCCTCGGACTGGTGGCAAACAAACTCCGCGAACATAATCTTGAAGATTACGTTGAACTACGCGAAGTTAAGCCCCATGACCGAATAAAAATGGGCGACATGACTTTCAATTTTTTCCCAGTCTGCCACTCAATCATTGATGGGTTCGCACTGGGTATTGAAACTCCAGTTGGTCGAGTGGTTCACACTGGTGATTTCAAGATAGACCGCAATCCGCTTGACGGGCATGCCACTGATCTTGAATCCATTGCTAAATTTTCCGAACAGGGCGTAACCCTGCTTTTCTCTGATTCCACCAACGTGGAACAGGAAGGACACGCCCTCACTGAAAGTGAAATCAAGAACTCCATGCGTGAACTTTTTGAAGAAGCGGAAGGCCGTATTCTAGTCACGCTATTCTCCAGTCACATCCAGCGCATGCAGGAAATTTTCGATCTTGCCGTGGAAACCGGGCGTAAGGTCGGGGTTAGCGGCAAATCCCTTGCTCGCAACATTGATCTGGCCCGCGACCTTGGAAAACTACGTTTTCCGGGCGGAACACTTATCGATATAGAAGACCTGCCCGACTATTGCGACGATGAGATAGTGCTACTGGTAACCGGATCACAGGGCGAATCCTTGGCCTCTCTTTCACGTCTTTCTACTGGGGACCACCGTCAGCTTTCCATTAAGGAAGGCGATCTGGTACTCATGTCCTCGCGTTTTATTCCCGGCAATACCAAGGCCATCACCCGGGTAATCAACAGACTCTACAAGCTCGGCGCGGAAGTCCTTTATGAAAAAGTTCAGGGCATCCATGCATCAGGGCATGCTCACCGCGAAGAACTGCGTACCATGCTGGAAACAGTGCGCCCCAAATATTTCATCCCGGTCCACGGCGAATACAGACACCTGATCAAACACTCACGCCTTGCAGTTGAGACCGGAGTCGCCCCAGAACGCGCACTGGTTATCGAAGACGGAGAACCGGTAACCTTCCTGCTGCATGGAATTCGTTTTGAAGAAAACGTTCCCGTACAATGCACTCTTGTAGACGGCAAAGGCGTCGGCGACGTGGGACAGACCGTACTCAAAGAACGCCAGTTACTGGCCGGGGAAGGTCTGGTTATTGTAGCTCTCGTGCTTGATGTTAACACCGGGGAAATCCTGAAAGGGCCTGAAGTGACCTCCAAGGGTTTCGTTTTTGAACAGACGTATTCACACCTGCTGGAAGACGCCAAATGCATTGTACTTGATGTTTTTGAGAACATTCCTCCGGGACATACCAACAAGCTCAAGGAACGTATCCGCTCCGCCCTACGTCGATTTTTCCGCAAGGTACTGGGCCGTGACCCCGTGGTCATCCCCCTTGTCATCTCCCTGACCGGAGATGAAGACAAAGACATTGATGCCAAATGCGAGAAGTGCATGCTCTAAAAATCCAAACCTTATTTGGATGATTTCCCCATTTGTGCTATTTTTATTTTTGCGACTGAACCAGATCATGCCGGGAGTTTAAATGAAAGTTTACAGAATCAGACATGGCGAGCAGGTGTTTTATGCCACTCAGGAAGACGGGCATTTCAAAAGCCTGGCTACAGGGCAGCCCGGTTCCGTACCTATCCCGGCTTCGGAATGCATAATCCTGCCTATTGTGGTTCCTTCCAAAATAGTTTGTGTGGGCCTAAATTACAAAGCCCATGCCGCAGAACTGGACATGAAAATTCCTGATGAGCCAATGATCTTTCTTAAGCCGCCCTCTGCGATTGTGGGGAACCATGATGCAATTGTTATCCCCTCCTCCTCTCAACAGGTGGATTATGAAGGCGAACTGGCTATAATCATGGGGCAGACAACTAAAAATGTACTTCCACAGGATATTACACCGCTAATTTTCGGGTACGCCTGCGCCAACGACGTGACCGCAAGGGATTTCCAGCGCAAGGACACACTCTTCACCAGGGCTAAGGGATTTGATACCTTTGCTCCGGTCGGCCCCTGCATTGAGACCGATATTGATGTCAGCGGACTGGGCATTCGCACTATAGTTAATGATAAGGTCCGGCAGGAAGGCACTGTTGCAGACATGCAGTACAGCCCTGCGGAGCTTGTCAGCTACATCTCACGCATCATGACCCTCAATCCCGGTGACGTAATCATGACCGGCACACCTCCGGGAATCGGCACACTAACCGCCGGGGACCGGGTCGAAGTGGAGATTGAAGGAATCGGCAAACTCAGCAACCCTGTAGTGGATGATGATTCGCTAAAAGCACCGGTTCAGTAATATTTTTCAAAAAAACACGCACCAAGGCTTGATTTCCGAACGGATATCCCGTAAAGGTGCGTAGCCAAATCACACATTCCGGCATCACGATGGGTGCCTGCAACGGTTGCAGGTTCATTACCGCCGGAATGGAGGAAAAACCCAGGAGGAAATTATGGCATACGTAACTATGAAGCAGATGCTTGAGACCGGTGTTCACTTCGGTCACCAGACCCGCAGATGGAACCCCAAAATGCGCCCTTACATTTTCGGTGCACGTAACGGTATCCACATCATGGATCTTCAGCAGACTGTAAAACTTTTCCGCAAGGCTCACGATTTCATCGCTGACAACGTAGCTAAAGGCGGCAAAGTTCTTTTCATCGGTACCAAACGTCAGGCTCAGGAAGCAATCGCTGCTGAAGCAAGCCGTGCTGGTATGTTCCACGTAACTCATCGCTGGATGGGCGGAACTCTTACCAACTTCCAGACCATTAAGAAAAGCATCGATCGCCTCAAAAAGCTCGAGGAAATGTTCGAAGACGGTTCCATCAAGCGTTTCCCCAAAAAGGAAATCGTAATGATGGGTCGTGAGGTTAAAAAACTTAACCTCGCACTCGGCGGTATCAAAGACCTTAACGGTTCCCCCGCTGTTGCTTTCGTCATCGACCCCAAGCGTGAGCAGATCGCTATTCAGGAATGCCGCAAACTCGGTATCCCTGTAGTTGCAGTAGTAGACTCCAACTGCGATCCCGATATGGTTGACTACATCATTCCCGGTAACGATGACGCTATCCGCGCCATCAAGCTCTTCGCTTCCCACATGGCTGATGCTTGCCTCGAAGGCGCAGCTCGCCGCAAGGAAGACAAAGCTATGGAAGCAGAAACAACCAAAGCTGCTGAGAAAGCTGTAGAAACTGAAGCTAAAGAAGAAACTCCTCAGGAGGCAAAATAATCATGGCTATTACCGCACAGATGGTTAAGGCCCTGCGCGAAAAAACCGGCGTAGGAATGATGGATTGCAAAAAAGCTCTCGCTGAATGCGATGGTAATGAAGAAAAAGCAATCAAGCACCTGCGTGAAAAAGGTCTCGCCAAGGCAGCTAAAAAAGCAGGCCGCGCAACCAGCGAAGGTCTGGTTGGCACCTACACCCACAGCAACGGCAAACTCGTTGCTATGGTTGAGCTCCAGTGCGAAACTGACTTTGTTGCTAAAGCTGAACAGTTCATCCAGCTTTCCAAAGACCTCGCTATGCAGGTCGCAGCAACCAGCCCGGTTTGTGTAAAGCCCGAAGATCTGCCTCAGGATCTGCTGGAAAAAGAAAAAGACATCTATCTCCAGCAGGCAATTGCCGAAGGCAAGCCTGAGAATATTGCTCAGAAGATCGTCGAAGGACGTATCAATAAATACTACAAGGAAGTCTGCCTTCTTGAACAGCCCTTCATCAAGGACG
This genomic window contains:
- a CDS encoding 1-acyl-sn-glycerol-3-phosphate acyltransferase, whose amino-acid sequence is MSLIRTLFFYLIFFPATIFFSIVAIIGRNQTSAHWSERNWGKVVTWLCASTDRVDLSALDKNQTYVFMVNHQSFYDIPLLFKHLAPWEFKFVAKKSLFDFPVFGHAMKAGNHISIDRENRRQGMRDIQNAINVADSGLSPLIFPEGTRNPAPEKDGLMEFKTGGMVLALKCNKPIAPVVMYGVNRVCKKHSLWMNPFQEVKIKALPPIDTSEYKVRDRVKLKEQLEKVMGAAYAELKDE
- a CDS encoding ribonuclease J — its product is MSDPQLNVCPLGGLGEIGLNCMILGTAESAVVVDCGLIFPDDALFGVDIAIPRFDHILAQKDILKGIVLTHGHEDHIGALPWLLPYIDVPVYGSKFTLGLVANKLREHNLEDYVELREVKPHDRIKMGDMTFNFFPVCHSIIDGFALGIETPVGRVVHTGDFKIDRNPLDGHATDLESIAKFSEQGVTLLFSDSTNVEQEGHALTESEIKNSMRELFEEAEGRILVTLFSSHIQRMQEIFDLAVETGRKVGVSGKSLARNIDLARDLGKLRFPGGTLIDIEDLPDYCDDEIVLLVTGSQGESLASLSRLSTGDHRQLSIKEGDLVLMSSRFIPGNTKAITRVINRLYKLGAEVLYEKVQGIHASGHAHREELRTMLETVRPKYFIPVHGEYRHLIKHSRLAVETGVAPERALVIEDGEPVTFLLHGIRFEENVPVQCTLVDGKGVGDVGQTVLKERQLLAGEGLVIVALVLDVNTGEILKGPEVTSKGFVFEQTYSHLLEDAKCIVLDVFENIPPGHTNKLKERIRSALRRFFRKVLGRDPVVIPLVISLTGDEDKDIDAKCEKCML
- a CDS encoding FAA hydrolase family protein, with the protein product MKVYRIRHGEQVFYATQEDGHFKSLATGQPGSVPIPASECIILPIVVPSKIVCVGLNYKAHAAELDMKIPDEPMIFLKPPSAIVGNHDAIVIPSSSQQVDYEGELAIIMGQTTKNVLPQDITPLIFGYACANDVTARDFQRKDTLFTRAKGFDTFAPVGPCIETDIDVSGLGIRTIVNDKVRQEGTVADMQYSPAELVSYISRIMTLNPGDVIMTGTPPGIGTLTAGDRVEVEIEGIGKLSNPVVDDDSLKAPVQ
- the rpsB gene encoding 30S ribosomal protein S2, with the translated sequence MAYVTMKQMLETGVHFGHQTRRWNPKMRPYIFGARNGIHIMDLQQTVKLFRKAHDFIADNVAKGGKVLFIGTKRQAQEAIAAEASRAGMFHVTHRWMGGTLTNFQTIKKSIDRLKKLEEMFEDGSIKRFPKKEIVMMGREVKKLNLALGGIKDLNGSPAVAFVIDPKREQIAIQECRKLGIPVVAVVDSNCDPDMVDYIIPGNDDAIRAIKLFASHMADACLEGAARRKEDKAMEAETTKAAEKAVETEAKEETPQEAK
- the tsf gene encoding translation elongation factor Ts; translated protein: MMAITAQMVKALREKTGVGMMDCKKALAECDGNEEKAIKHLREKGLAKAAKKAGRATSEGLVGTYTHSNGKLVAMVELQCETDFVAKAEQFIQLSKDLAMQVAATSPVCVKPEDLPQDLLEKEKDIYLQQAIAEGKPENIAQKIVEGRINKYYKEVCLLEQPFIKDDKKTIKDLLNDTIAVLGENMKIGRFARINLAEAAAESEAE